Proteins from a single region of Chromobacterium sp. ATCC 53434:
- a CDS encoding efflux RND transporter permease subunit encodes MSQFFIRRPVFAWVIALFIILLGVIAIPQLPISRYPSVAPPTVTITAAYPGATPQTMSDGVLSLIERELSGVKDLLYFESSADTSGAAQITVTFKPGTDPAMAQVDVQNKLKAVEPRLPATVRQNGVMVESASSGFLMLIGLRSDNGRFDETELSNYMARNIVEELRRIDGVGRVQLFGAEQAMRVWVDPAKLIAYGLTMSELSAAIAQQNAQIAPGSLGASPALPGQRVTVPLTVQGTLSTPEQFAAIVLRANADGAKVVLGDVARIELGSQSYNFVSTENGKPATFAGVQLSPGANAVKTAESVRTRLAELGKAMPAGIAYSIPFDTAPFVKISIEKVIHTLVEAMALVFLVMYLFLQNARYTLIPSIVAPVAMLGTFAVMLAAGFSINVLTMFGMVLAIGIIVDDAIVVVENVERLMAEEGLSPKEATAKAMKEITGAIVGITLVLTAVFIPMALSSGSVGVIYQQFTLAMAVSILFSALLALTLTPALCATMLKPIPRGHHEKRGFFGWFNRRFARLTDWYETRVGRLIGRAGRVMLVFVALSGAMAAGFKVLPSSFLPEEDQGYFMTGFLLPADATAERTRDLVKKLDSHLATRPAVQSSISIVGYGFSGSGSNAALNFAVLKDWDKRDGASTVDESLRAQQAMAGATEGTVMSLLPPAIDELGTSSGFTLRLEDRANQGPAALKAAEAKLLELAAQSPVVAGVYPDGLPAGASIRLDIDRQKAEALGVSFASVSDTLSAAMGSAYVNDFPNNGRMQQVILQADAPARMQIDNVLKLYVRNAAGSMVPLSELARPVWAETPLQLVRFQGYPAARLSGGAAPGHSSGAAMAEMERLAAQLPPGFAVEWTGQSLQERQSASQAPMLMALSMIAVFLVLAALYESWSIPLSVMLVVPLGLIGALAAVMLRGMPNDVFFKVGMITVIGLSAKNAILIIEFAKQLRDEGKSLTEAAVQAARLRLRPILMTSLAFGLGVVPLMIATGASAETQNAIGTGVFGGMLTATVLAVFFVPVFFVFVIGSQERLGRWLKSRRPDAAPDRGQEG; translated from the coding sequence ATGTCCCAATTCTTCATCCGCCGCCCGGTCTTCGCCTGGGTCATCGCGCTGTTCATCATCCTGCTGGGAGTGATCGCCATCCCCCAGTTGCCGATCTCCCGCTATCCGTCGGTCGCGCCGCCGACGGTCACCATCACCGCGGCCTATCCCGGTGCCACGCCGCAGACCATGAGCGACGGCGTGCTGAGCCTTATCGAGCGGGAGCTCTCCGGCGTAAAGGATCTGTTGTATTTCGAATCGTCAGCCGATACTTCCGGCGCGGCGCAAATCACTGTCACCTTCAAGCCGGGCACCGATCCGGCGATGGCCCAGGTTGACGTGCAGAACAAGCTGAAGGCCGTCGAGCCGCGCCTGCCGGCCACCGTGCGCCAGAACGGCGTGATGGTGGAGTCGGCCTCGTCCGGCTTCTTGATGCTGATCGGCCTGCGCTCCGACAACGGCCGCTTCGACGAGACCGAGCTGAGCAACTATATGGCGCGCAACATCGTCGAGGAATTGCGCCGCATCGACGGCGTCGGCCGCGTGCAGCTGTTCGGCGCCGAGCAGGCGATGCGCGTCTGGGTGGACCCGGCCAAGCTGATCGCCTACGGCCTGACGATGAGCGAGCTCTCCGCCGCCATCGCCCAGCAGAACGCGCAAATCGCGCCGGGCAGCCTGGGCGCGTCGCCAGCCTTGCCGGGCCAGCGGGTCACCGTGCCGCTGACCGTGCAGGGCACGCTCTCGACGCCGGAGCAGTTCGCCGCCATCGTGCTGCGCGCCAACGCCGACGGCGCCAAGGTGGTGCTGGGCGATGTCGCGCGCATCGAGCTCGGCTCGCAGTCCTACAACTTCGTCAGCACTGAAAACGGCAAGCCGGCCACCTTCGCCGGCGTGCAGCTGAGCCCCGGCGCCAACGCGGTGAAAACCGCCGAGTCGGTGCGGACGCGGCTGGCCGAGCTGGGCAAGGCGATGCCGGCCGGCATCGCCTATTCCATCCCCTTCGACACCGCGCCCTTCGTCAAGATCTCGATCGAGAAGGTGATCCACACGCTGGTCGAGGCGATGGCGCTGGTCTTCCTGGTGATGTATCTGTTCCTGCAAAACGCGCGCTACACGCTGATCCCGTCCATCGTCGCGCCGGTGGCGATGCTGGGCACCTTCGCGGTGATGCTGGCCGCCGGCTTCTCCATCAATGTGCTGACGATGTTCGGCATGGTGCTGGCGATAGGCATCATCGTCGACGACGCCATCGTCGTCGTCGAGAACGTCGAGCGGCTGATGGCGGAGGAAGGCCTGTCGCCGAAGGAGGCGACGGCCAAGGCGATGAAGGAGATCACCGGCGCCATCGTCGGCATCACGCTGGTGCTGACCGCGGTCTTCATCCCGATGGCGCTGTCCAGCGGCTCGGTCGGCGTGATCTACCAGCAGTTCACGCTGGCGATGGCCGTGTCCATCCTGTTCTCGGCGCTGCTGGCGCTGACGCTGACGCCGGCGCTGTGCGCGACGATGCTGAAACCCATTCCCCGCGGCCACCACGAAAAGCGCGGCTTCTTCGGCTGGTTCAACCGCCGCTTCGCGCGCCTGACCGACTGGTACGAGACGCGCGTCGGCCGGCTGATAGGACGCGCCGGCCGGGTGATGCTGGTCTTCGTCGCGCTATCCGGGGCGATGGCCGCCGGCTTCAAGGTCCTGCCGTCGTCCTTCCTGCCGGAAGAAGACCAGGGCTATTTCATGACCGGCTTCCTGCTGCCGGCCGACGCCACCGCCGAACGCACCCGCGACCTGGTCAAGAAGCTGGACAGCCATCTGGCCACCCGCCCGGCGGTCCAGTCCAGCATCTCCATCGTCGGCTACGGTTTCTCCGGCTCCGGCTCCAACGCCGCGCTGAATTTCGCGGTGCTGAAGGACTGGGACAAGCGCGATGGCGCGTCGACCGTGGACGAAAGCCTGCGCGCCCAGCAGGCGATGGCCGGCGCCACCGAAGGCACGGTGATGAGCCTGCTGCCGCCGGCGATAGACGAGCTGGGCACCAGCTCCGGCTTCACCCTGCGGCTGGAAGACCGCGCCAACCAGGGCCCCGCCGCGCTGAAGGCGGCCGAGGCCAAGTTGCTGGAGCTGGCCGCGCAAAGCCCGGTGGTGGCCGGCGTCTACCCGGACGGCCTGCCGGCCGGCGCCAGCATACGGCTGGACATAGACCGGCAGAAGGCCGAGGCGCTGGGCGTGTCCTTCGCCAGCGTCAGCGACACGCTGTCGGCCGCGATGGGCTCGGCCTACGTCAACGACTTCCCCAACAACGGCCGGATGCAGCAGGTGATCCTCCAGGCCGACGCGCCGGCGCGGATGCAGATAGACAATGTGCTGAAGCTCTACGTGCGCAACGCGGCCGGCAGCATGGTGCCGCTGTCCGAGCTGGCGCGCCCGGTATGGGCCGAGACGCCGCTGCAGCTGGTGCGCTTCCAGGGCTACCCGGCGGCGCGCCTCTCCGGCGGCGCCGCGCCCGGCCACTCCAGCGGCGCGGCGATGGCCGAGATGGAACGGCTGGCCGCCCAGCTGCCGCCCGGCTTCGCCGTCGAGTGGACCGGCCAGTCGCTGCAGGAGCGCCAGTCGGCGTCGCAGGCGCCAATGCTGATGGCGCTGTCGATGATCGCGGTCTTCCTGGTGCTGGCCGCCCTGTACGAGAGCTGGTCCATCCCGCTGTCGGTGATGCTGGTGGTGCCGCTGGGCCTGATCGGCGCGCTGGCCGCCGTGATGCTGCGCGGCATGCCCAACGATGTGTTCTTCAAGGTGGGCATGATCACCGTGATCGGCCTGTCGGCCAAGAACGCCATCCTGATCATCGAGTTCGCCAAGCAGCTGCGCGACGAAGGCAAGAGCCTGACGGAAGCCGCGGTGCAGGCGGCCCGGCTGCGGCTGCGACCCATCCTGATGACCTCGCTGGCCTTCGGCCTGGGCGTGGTGCCGCTGATGATCGCCACCGGCGCCAGCGCCGAGACGCAGAACGCCATCGGCACCGGCGTGTTCGGCGGCATGCTGACCGCCACCGTGCTGGCCGTTTTCTTTGTTCCCGTTTTCTTCGTATTCGTGATCGGCTCGCAGGAGCGTCTGGGACGGTGGCTGAAATCGCGCCGCCCGGACGCCGCGCCCGATCGCGGACAGGAGGGCTGA
- a CDS encoding efflux RND transporter periplasmic adaptor subunit, with protein sequence MNNMQARRYGGACALAVAMLSGCSQPAPQDAPQAIPVAAATLAPAPLKLSDDLPGRVAAVRVAEIRPQVGGIVLRRLFEQGSEVKAGQPLFQIDPAPFKAEAATAAAALQRAEAALARARVQTARLQPLVETDAVSRQVFDDAVSQRDQAAADAAQARAALARRRLDLKFAAVAAPITGRIDQALVTEGALVAAGDASPMARIQQIDQIYVDVRQPAAALESLRRTLAAQPEAAGHGVPVTLLRDDGKPYDETGRMLFSGVNVDAGTGDVLLRVLVDNPKRRLLPGMFVRARVPRASYAYALTVPQQAVVRIGGKPQVWTVDAKSRARLAAVELGELAERRYRIQAGLKAGQKVVVEGMERLSEGALVAVGDAKPSAQR encoded by the coding sequence ATGAACAATATGCAAGCCCGCCGCTACGGCGGCGCCTGCGCGCTGGCCGTCGCGATGCTGAGCGGCTGCTCGCAGCCGGCGCCGCAGGACGCCCCGCAGGCGATTCCGGTCGCCGCCGCGACGCTGGCCCCCGCCCCGCTGAAACTGAGCGACGACCTGCCCGGTCGCGTGGCGGCGGTGCGCGTCGCGGAAATCCGTCCACAGGTAGGCGGCATCGTGCTGCGCCGGCTGTTCGAGCAAGGCAGCGAGGTCAAGGCCGGCCAGCCGCTGTTCCAGATCGATCCGGCCCCGTTCAAGGCCGAGGCGGCCACCGCCGCCGCGGCCCTGCAGCGGGCCGAGGCCGCGCTGGCGCGCGCCCGCGTGCAGACCGCCCGGCTGCAGCCGCTGGTCGAAACCGACGCCGTCAGCCGCCAGGTCTTCGACGACGCGGTGTCGCAACGCGACCAGGCCGCCGCCGATGCGGCGCAGGCACGCGCCGCGCTGGCCCGCCGCCGGCTCGATCTGAAATTCGCCGCCGTGGCGGCACCGATCACCGGCCGCATCGACCAGGCCCTGGTCACCGAGGGCGCGCTGGTGGCCGCCGGCGACGCCTCGCCGATGGCGCGCATTCAGCAGATAGACCAGATTTATGTCGACGTGCGCCAGCCGGCGGCGGCGCTGGAATCGCTACGACGGACCTTGGCCGCGCAGCCGGAGGCGGCCGGCCATGGCGTGCCGGTGACGCTGCTGCGCGACGACGGCAAGCCCTACGACGAGACCGGCCGCATGCTGTTCTCCGGCGTCAATGTCGACGCCGGCACCGGCGACGTGCTGCTGCGCGTGCTGGTGGACAACCCCAAGCGGCGGCTGCTGCCGGGCATGTTCGTCCGCGCCCGCGTGCCGCGCGCGAGCTACGCCTACGCGCTGACGGTGCCGCAGCAGGCGGTGGTCCGCATAGGCGGCAAGCCGCAGGTTTGGACCGTTGACGCCAAGAGCCGCGCGCGCCTCGCCGCCGTCGAGCTCGGCGAGCTGGCCGAGCGCCGCTACCGGATCCAGGCCGGCCTCAAAGCCGGCCAGAAGGTGGTGGTCGAGGGCATGGAGCGCCTGTCCGAGGGCGCGCTGGTCGCCGTCGGCGACGCCAAACCATCCGCGCAGCGCTGA
- a CDS encoding response regulator yields the protein MSDTTRPAAQGPQALVLIAEDEAEIAEILAAYLARGGLRSAHAADGRKALEMHLARKPDLVLLDVQMPHVDGWQALAEIRHRGDTPVIMLTALDQDIDKLMGLRIGADDYVVKPFNPAEVVARAQAVLRRSMAGPRQAEPRVLRVDPFEIDLEQHQASVQIGKRRQALSLTLTEFKLLAQLARAPRRVFSRAELLDACLPEGDTLERTVDSHISKLRKKLEERGVEGIPAVVRGVGYKLWGGE from the coding sequence ATGAGCGACACAACCCGACCCGCGGCCCAAGGGCCCCAGGCCCTGGTCCTGATAGCCGAGGACGAAGCCGAGATCGCCGAAATCCTCGCCGCCTACCTGGCGCGAGGCGGCCTGCGCAGCGCGCACGCCGCCGATGGCAGAAAGGCGCTGGAAATGCACCTGGCGCGGAAGCCGGACCTGGTGCTGCTGGACGTGCAGATGCCGCATGTCGACGGCTGGCAGGCGCTGGCCGAGATTCGCCATCGCGGCGACACGCCGGTGATCATGCTGACGGCGCTGGACCAGGACATAGACAAACTGATGGGCCTGCGCATCGGCGCCGACGACTATGTCGTCAAACCGTTCAATCCGGCCGAAGTGGTGGCGCGGGCGCAGGCGGTGCTGCGCCGTTCGATGGCCGGTCCGCGCCAGGCGGAACCGCGGGTGCTGCGCGTCGATCCATTCGAGATAGATCTGGAGCAGCACCAGGCCAGCGTGCAGATCGGCAAGCGGCGCCAGGCGCTGAGCCTGACGCTGACCGAATTCAAGTTGCTGGCGCAGCTGGCGAGGGCGCCCAGGCGCGTGTTCAGCCGCGCCGAACTGCTGGACGCCTGCCTGCCGGAAGGCGACACGCTGGAGCGCACGGTGGACAGCCATATCAGCAAGCTGCGCAAGAAGCTGGAGGAGCGGGGTGTCGAGGGGATTCCGGCCGTCGTCCGCGGCGTCGGCTACAAACTGTGGGGCGGAGAATGA
- a CDS encoding ATP-binding protein, with product MRLEGLSRQIALSMAMMAFCVTVLVVVTGFTFYYVAMTYWPVQFEAPGWKMTAPEWVWLISSTVAGLALSVVMGLRLARRILAPLNSVAEGIRRVAQGDLDARAAAGDRSLREAAALADDFNALADQLQRMTQEQAFWNAAIAHELRTPVTVLRGRLQGLAEGVFTPDESQFRRLLVQVEGLAHLIEDLRAVSLAESGHLDLQLQETDLAAEVRAVVEVFGDALRAAGLTPVLELDGRPARCDPVRIRQALLALLDNARRYATPGAIRIAAWVENGRCHLRVEDDGPGIPEELAPHVFEAFRRGDGARQRGSGGSGLGLAVVAAIARAHGGAARCAPGPGGGAGFELIWPG from the coding sequence ATGAGGCTGGAGGGGCTGAGCCGCCAGATCGCGCTGTCGATGGCGATGATGGCCTTCTGCGTGACCGTGCTGGTGGTGGTGACCGGCTTCACTTTCTACTACGTGGCGATGACCTACTGGCCGGTGCAGTTCGAAGCGCCGGGCTGGAAGATGACCGCGCCGGAGTGGGTGTGGCTGATTTCCAGCACCGTGGCGGGGCTGGCGCTGTCGGTGGTGATGGGCCTGCGCCTGGCGCGCCGCATCCTGGCGCCGCTCAACTCCGTGGCGGAGGGCATACGCCGCGTCGCCCAGGGCGATCTGGACGCGCGCGCGGCGGCCGGCGACCGTTCCTTGCGCGAGGCGGCGGCGCTGGCCGACGATTTCAACGCGCTGGCGGACCAGCTGCAGCGCATGACCCAGGAGCAGGCGTTCTGGAACGCCGCCATCGCCCATGAGCTGCGCACGCCGGTCACCGTGCTGCGAGGCCGGCTGCAGGGGCTGGCGGAAGGGGTGTTCACCCCGGACGAAAGCCAGTTCCGCCGGCTGCTGGTCCAGGTGGAGGGCCTGGCCCATCTGATCGAGGATCTGCGCGCCGTCAGCCTGGCCGAGAGCGGCCACCTCGATCTGCAACTGCAGGAGACCGACCTCGCCGCCGAGGTCCGGGCCGTCGTCGAGGTCTTTGGCGATGCGCTCCGGGCCGCCGGCCTGACGCCGGTCCTGGAGCTGGACGGCCGTCCGGCGCGCTGCGACCCGGTCCGCATCCGCCAGGCGTTGCTGGCCCTGCTGGACAACGCCCGCCGCTACGCGACGCCCGGCGCCATCCGCATCGCGGCCTGGGTGGAGAACGGCCGCTGCCATCTGCGCGTCGAGGACGACGGCCCCGGTATTCCCGAAGAGCTGGCACCGCATGTGTTCGAGGCGTTCCGGCGCGGAGACGGCGCCCGCCAGCGCGGCAGCGGAGGCAGCGGCCTGGGCCTGGCCGTGGTCGCCGCCATCGCCCGCGCGCATGGCGGGGCGGCGCGGTGTGCCCCCGGCCCGGGCGGCGGCGCCGGTTTCGAGTTGATCTGGCCGGGCTGA
- a CDS encoding LysR family transcriptional regulator: MQWDDVRYFLALAREGSLSAGARTLGVEHSTMSRRVGQLEAALGLRLFDRLPRGWQLTQEGENLLPQALALETGMAGMLRAASAQHALSGQVRLTAPPQLLNHVLLPLLTTFRQRYPDIDLTLLGEQRRARLEQGEADLALRLDEANTPELIARPLAKVGYALYGTARWRETRPGERLFIGFDDSLAGMFLKRWLDQHAGERRVALRGNDLDTHFQAAKQGLAVALLPHFLARSAPELIQLDSPPTPDKTLYLLMHPDVRRAPRVRALADFIIDALPNALA, from the coding sequence ATGCAGTGGGACGATGTGCGGTATTTCCTGGCGCTGGCGCGCGAGGGCAGCCTATCCGCCGGGGCGCGGACGCTGGGCGTGGAACACAGCACGATGTCGCGCCGAGTGGGGCAGCTGGAAGCGGCGCTGGGCTTGCGCCTGTTCGACCGGCTGCCGCGCGGCTGGCAATTGACGCAGGAAGGAGAAAACCTGCTGCCGCAGGCGCTGGCGCTGGAAACCGGCATGGCGGGGATGCTGCGCGCAGCCTCGGCCCAACATGCGCTGAGCGGCCAGGTGCGGCTGACCGCGCCGCCGCAACTGCTCAACCATGTGCTGCTGCCGCTGCTGACGACGTTTCGCCAACGTTATCCCGACATCGATTTGACGCTGCTGGGCGAGCAGCGCCGCGCCCGGCTGGAACAAGGCGAGGCCGACTTGGCCTTGCGGCTGGACGAGGCCAATACGCCGGAACTGATCGCGCGGCCGCTGGCCAAGGTGGGCTATGCGCTGTACGGCACCGCGCGCTGGCGGGAAACGCGGCCCGGCGAGCGGCTATTCATCGGCTTTGACGACAGTCTGGCCGGCATGTTCTTGAAACGATGGCTGGATCAACACGCGGGCGAGCGCCGGGTAGCGCTGCGCGGCAATGATTTGGACACGCACTTTCAGGCGGCGAAACAAGGTTTGGCGGTGGCGCTGCTGCCCCACTTCCTGGCGCGCAGTGCGCCGGAACTGATCCAGCTGGACAGCCCGCCGACGCCGGACAAAACCCTTTACCTGCTGATGCACCCGGATGTGCGCCGCGCGCCTCGGGTACGCGCTTTAGCGGACTTCATCATCGACGCCCTGCCTAATGCGCTGGCTTAG
- a CDS encoding zinc-binding alcohol dehydrogenase family protein, with the protein MDFLPKQMQAVGILAAPPSPLIDMSLPVFAPQGWDILATVEAVAVNPADCRVRQRKADDGQAAVLGWDAAGTVAACGADAAAKFRPGDAVYYAGDVNRPGCNSAYQLVDARLAARRPANWSAAEAAALPLTGLTAWEALFERLGYAPDAPVEGQTLLVVGGAGGVGSIAIQLARLVPGLRVIATASRPESVGWCRQMGAHEVVDHSQPLRAQLQAIGVETVQSALLLNRPDEHFAALAELVAPFGHIVNIVPFSRPPEINLLMRKSASLSWTYMFTRSSFQTADMARQGEILASLAELAEAGRIRSTLRENIGGLSAANLSAAHARLERGDTMGKLALSGFANRQEQI; encoded by the coding sequence ATGGACTTCCTCCCCAAACAGATGCAAGCGGTCGGCATCCTGGCCGCGCCGCCTTCGCCATTGATCGATATGAGCCTGCCGGTTTTCGCGCCGCAGGGCTGGGATATCCTGGCGACGGTGGAGGCCGTCGCGGTCAATCCGGCGGACTGCCGCGTGCGCCAGCGCAAGGCGGATGACGGCCAGGCGGCGGTGCTGGGCTGGGATGCCGCCGGCACGGTGGCGGCCTGTGGCGCGGACGCGGCAGCGAAGTTCCGGCCCGGCGACGCGGTGTACTACGCCGGCGATGTGAACCGGCCTGGCTGCAATAGCGCTTATCAACTGGTGGACGCCAGGCTGGCGGCGCGCCGTCCGGCCAACTGGAGCGCGGCCGAGGCCGCCGCCCTGCCCTTGACCGGGCTGACCGCCTGGGAGGCTTTGTTCGAGCGGCTGGGCTATGCGCCGGACGCGCCGGTCGAGGGGCAAACCTTGCTGGTGGTGGGTGGCGCGGGCGGCGTCGGTTCCATCGCCATCCAGCTGGCGCGGCTGGTGCCGGGCTTGCGCGTCATCGCCACGGCTTCCCGTCCGGAATCTGTCGGCTGGTGTCGGCAAATGGGCGCGCACGAGGTGGTCGATCATAGTCAGCCGCTGCGGGCGCAGCTGCAGGCCATCGGGGTCGAAACCGTGCAGTCGGCCTTGTTGCTCAACCGGCCCGATGAACACTTCGCCGCCTTGGCGGAGCTGGTCGCGCCGTTTGGACACATTGTCAATATCGTGCCTTTTTCCCGGCCGCCGGAGATCAATCTACTGATGCGCAAGAGCGCGAGCCTAAGTTGGACCTATATGTTCACCCGCTCCTCGTTTCAGACCGCCGATATGGCGCGGCAGGGAGAGATTCTGGCCAGCCTTGCCGAATTGGCGGAGGCGGGGCGCATTCGCAGCACCCTGCGCGAAAACATCGGCGGGCTATCCGCGGCCAATCTCAGCGCCGCGCACGCCAGACTGGAGCGCGGCGACACCATGGGCAAGCTCGCCTTGTCCGGCTTTGCCAACCGCCAGGAGCAAATATGA
- the cynR gene encoding transcriptional regulator CynR — MILRHIRYLIAVADHGNFTRAAEALRELAAAERATGDVADLSRGRLRLAMTPTFTCYLLGPLVERYASRHPGVELEIREMTQDAMEAALAADELDLGIAFDTVRSPDIGAQPLFAEKLCVVAGPRHRWRELERPLEVEELERAPLALLSADFATRGHIDDYFRRHGVASRIAVEANSIGAILETVRRGAIATILPEAIARQDPALRALGLRQPLPTRTAAVLRRLNGYQSAAARACLALLEEMAAQLA, encoded by the coding sequence ATGATACTCAGACACATCCGCTATCTGATCGCGGTGGCCGATCACGGCAACTTCACCCGGGCCGCCGAGGCGCTGCGCGAACTGGCGGCGGCGGAACGCGCCACCGGCGACGTGGCGGACCTGTCGCGCGGCAGGCTGCGTCTGGCGATGACGCCGACCTTCACCTGCTATCTGCTGGGGCCGCTGGTCGAGCGCTACGCGTCGCGCCATCCCGGCGTGGAACTGGAAATACGCGAGATGACGCAGGACGCGATGGAGGCGGCGCTGGCGGCCGACGAGCTGGATCTGGGCATCGCCTTCGACACGGTGCGCTCGCCGGACATCGGCGCACAGCCGCTATTCGCCGAGAAGCTGTGCGTAGTGGCCGGCCCGCGCCACCGCTGGCGCGAACTGGAGCGGCCTCTGGAGGTTGAGGAGCTGGAGCGGGCGCCGCTGGCGCTGCTGAGCGCCGACTTCGCCACCCGGGGCCACATCGACGACTATTTCCGCCGGCACGGCGTCGCGTCGCGCATCGCCGTCGAGGCCAACAGCATAGGCGCGATACTGGAAACCGTGCGCCGCGGCGCCATCGCCACCATCCTGCCGGAGGCCATCGCCCGGCAGGACCCGGCATTGCGCGCGCTGGGGCTGCGCCAGCCGCTGCCGACGCGCACCGCCGCCGTCCTGCGCCGGCTGAACGGCTACCAAAGCGCCGCCGCCCGCGCCTGCCTCGCGTTGCTGGAGGAGATGGCTGCGCAATTGGCCTGA
- a CDS encoding carbonic anhydrase has protein sequence MQAIIDGFLKFQQEAFPKRSELFRKLATSQNPSVLFITCSDSRVVPELLTQQEPGDLFVIRNAGNIVPGYGPEPGGVTATVEYAVAALGVSDIVICGHSDCGAMTAISSCACLDHLPAVAGWLRHADAAKAVNAGRGHASAQDRLDGMVRENVIAQLANIKTHPSVALALEQGRLRLHGWVYDIESGTIETLDGAAKRFVPLADFPQTRAA, from the coding sequence ATGCAAGCCATCATCGACGGTTTCCTCAAATTCCAGCAGGAAGCCTTTCCCAAGCGTTCCGAGCTGTTCCGCAAACTGGCCACCAGCCAGAACCCCAGCGTGCTGTTCATCACCTGCTCCGACAGCCGGGTGGTGCCGGAACTGCTGACGCAGCAGGAACCGGGCGACCTGTTCGTGATCCGCAACGCCGGCAATATCGTGCCCGGTTACGGTCCGGAGCCCGGCGGCGTCACCGCCACGGTGGAATACGCGGTGGCCGCGCTGGGCGTCAGCGACATCGTCATCTGCGGCCACTCCGACTGCGGCGCGATGACCGCCATCTCCAGCTGCGCCTGCCTGGACCACCTGCCGGCGGTGGCCGGCTGGCTGCGCCATGCCGACGCCGCCAAGGCCGTCAACGCCGGCCGCGGCCACGCATCGGCCCAGGACCGGCTGGACGGCATGGTCAGGGAAAACGTCATCGCCCAGCTGGCCAATATCAAGACCCATCCATCGGTGGCGCTGGCGCTGGAGCAGGGCCGGCTTCGCCTGCATGGCTGGGTCTACGATATCGAAAGCGGCACGATAGAAACGCTGGACGGCGCGGCCAAGCGCTTCGTCCCGCTGGCCGACTTCCCGCAAACCCGCGCCGCCTGA
- the cynS gene encoding cyanase, translated as MRQSHTTQDARIELSSRIVVAKALKDLSWEQLAEGTGLSLAYVTAALLGQHALPKAAADLVCDRLGLDAADSANLQTIPLRGSIPGGIPTDPTIYRFYEMIQIYGTTLKALVHEKLGDGIISAINFRLDIQKVADPDGGERAVITLDGKFLPNKPY; from the coding sequence ATGAGACAGTCCCATACCACCCAGGACGCCCGCATCGAGCTGAGCAGCCGCATCGTCGTCGCCAAGGCGCTGAAAGACCTGAGCTGGGAGCAGCTGGCCGAGGGCACCGGCCTCAGCCTGGCCTACGTCACCGCCGCGCTGCTGGGACAGCACGCGCTGCCGAAGGCCGCCGCCGATCTGGTGTGCGACAGGCTGGGCCTCGACGCGGCCGACTCCGCCAATCTGCAGACCATTCCGCTGCGCGGCAGCATCCCGGGCGGCATTCCGACCGACCCCACCATCTACCGCTTCTACGAAATGATCCAGATATACGGCACCACGCTGAAGGCCCTGGTACACGAGAAGCTGGGCGACGGCATCATCAGCGCGATCAATTTCCGGCTGGACATCCAGAAGGTGGCCGATCCGGACGGCGGCGAGCGCGCGGTGATCACGCTGGACGGCAAGTTCCTGCCGAACAAGCCGTACTGA